One Osmerus eperlanus chromosome 24, fOsmEpe2.1, whole genome shotgun sequence DNA window includes the following coding sequences:
- the tubgcp5 gene encoding gamma-tubulin complex component 5 has product MDHWTQFEKDTEKETRNLITCISGIQDEEDQNFQMALKFAWSNFRFHRYLDVDSHKVQRSISGIYEKLMVHSDTSKAESWRTLTEDFLNSPLPNTDETNTDAHHSVLSLLLLLSNSPLKSNYSERPRVKEAEKQDDFDWAKYLMEGVDIDRGPFPDTPEWSEEESEEEASQQPLSRDDSGIQVDRTPQEDQENSTKTVPVSWTVGEPDARAWLEQHVVTPYWAGHAHRFPHSLHLHSNLLNVWDQHLYNTEPLYLPEEKAFVTETQVIRETLWLLSGVKKHFIFQHQDGIVTVRNDVVVTHLTSNCLRSVLEHVAVYGQAVFRLQRFIDEVTGHTCEPGPPGSSHSSRKGSDPPFRTYQAFVWALYKYFASFKEELTTIEKDLIGKDETVTLSAVLERLSPHLAQIKVLHRVFCTGVAEVPPATPNVVRASHLLNTLYKAILEYDSVGEASEQAVALLFSLWTETVRPYLEIVDEWIVHGHLFDPAKEFIIQRNKDVPVNHRDFWYATYTLYSVSEAVESEERLSDAASGSSGGAAGEQGGAGGRQLTMVSFLKPVLKQIIMAGKSMQLLKNLDCKEAERPEGFSRDAERKSLYALFLESVQSRLRRRENTPTDTVTEQQATKRSLIKMQSIVAQHMQMDDVHDPLLAINFARLYLEQSDFHERFCGGEVIVDRSSESMTCQTFELTLRSCLYPHIDKRYIECCGNLMRTLKKDYRLLEYLQAMRDYFLLEAGDTMYDFYTAIFDKVQEKENWQQPSFLNVQLQEAVGQRRPEDSSRLSIFLETIDPARKKQPVHNLDALTLSYKVPWPVDIVISSECQKIYNQVFLLLLQIKWAKYSLDTLRFSDLTVATKRAEGSVPQEVKAKEPINQQIHRMFLLRVKLMHFVNSLHNYIMTRILHSTGLEFQHQVQEAKDLDQLIKIHYRYLSTIHDRCLLREKVSFVKEAIMKVLNLVLIFSDRWHAGFGAWEIESIDKMESDFKNCHMFLVTILNKAVCRGSFPHLESLALSLMAGFEQC; this is encoded by the exons ATGGATCATTGGACCCAATTTGAGAAAGATACAGAGAAGGAAACAAGGAATTTGATTACTTGCATCAGTGGGATTCAAGATGAAGAGGACCAGAACTTTCAAATGGCCTTGAAATTTGCTTGGTCAAATTTCAG GTTTCACCGCTACCTAGATGTTGACAGTCACAAAGTTCAACGTAGCATCAGTGG GATCTATGAGAAGCTTATGGTTCACTCCGACACAAGCAAAGCAGAGAGCTGGAGAACCCTCACTGAGGATTTCCTGAATTCACCCCTACCCAACACAGATGAAACTAAT ACTGACGCACATCACAGTGTGCTATCTCTGCTGCTGCTTCTGTCGAACTCCCCGTTAAAATCAAACTACAGTGAAAGGCCCAGGGTGAAGGAGGCAG AAAAACAAGATGATTTCGATTGGGCAAAATATTTGATGGAAGGGGTGGATATTGACAGAGGACCATTCCCAGACACCCCT GAGTGGTCCgaagaggagagcgaggaagaggccAGTCAACAGCCCCTCAGCAGAGACGATTCTGGAATCCAGGTGGATAGAACCCCACAGGAAGACCAGGAGAATTCCACCAAGACCGTTCCAGTGTCTTGGACAG TGGGCGAGCCCGACGCCAGAGCCTGGTTGGAGCAGCACGTTGTGACTCCATACTGGGCGGGACACGCCCATCGCTTCCCCCACAGCCTGCATCTCCACTCCAACCTGCTCAACGTTTG GGACCAGCACTTGTATAACACTGAGCCTTTGTATCTGCCTGAAGAGAAAGCCTTTGTCACGGAGACCCAAGTGATTCGGGAGACGTTGTG GCTTCTCTCTGGGGTAAAGAAACACTTCATATTCCAGCATCAAGACGGGATAGTGACTGTGAGGAACGATGTAGTGGTCACTCACCTGACCAGT AACTGCCTGCGCTCGGTGCTGGAGCATGTAGCTGTGTACGGCCAGGCTGTGTTCAGGCTGCAGAGGTTCATCGATGAGGTGACGGGCCACACCTGCGAGCCCGGGCCTCCaggctcctcccactcctccaggaAAGGGTCGGATCCGCCTTTCCGGACCTACCAGGCCTTCGTCTGGGCCCTCTACAAGTACTTTGCCAGCTTCAAGGAGGAACTCACTACCATTGAGAAAGACCTCATTGGCAAAG ACGAGACGGTGACCCTGTCAGCAGTGTTGGAGAGACTCAGCCCTCATCTGGCCCAGATCAAAGTGCTGCACAGAGTCTTCTGTACGGGCGTGGCGGAGGTCCCGCCGGCGACCCCCAACGTGGTGCGGGCGTCCCACCTGCTCAACACCTTGTACAAGGCCATCCTGGAGTACGACAGTGTGGGAGAGGCCTCGGAACAGGCG GTGGCCCTGCTGTTCTCCTTATGGACGGAGACAGTGAGACCCTACCTGGAGATAGTGGACGAGTGGATCGTCCACGGCCACCTGTTTGACCCTGCCAAAGAGTTCATCATCCAAAG GAACAAGGACGTGCCCGTCAACCACCGGGACTTCTGGTACGCCACCTACACCTTGTACAGCGTGTCGGAGGCGGTCGAGAGCGAGGAGCGTCTGAGCGACGCGGCCAGCGGGAGCtcggggggggcggcgggggagcaggggggcgcCGGCGGCCGACAGCTGACCATGGTGTCCTTCCTCAAACCCGTCCTCAAGCAGATCATCATGGCCGGCAAGTCCATGCAGCTGCTGAAGAACCTGGACTGCAAGGAGGCGGAGCGTCCGGAAGGCTTCTCCAGAG ACGCGGAGAGGAAGAGCTTGTACGCTCTGTTCCTGGAGTCCGTGCAGTCCCGCCTCCGACGCCGGGAGAACACGCCCACGGATACGGTCACCGAGCAACAGGCCACAAAGAGGAGCCTCATCAAGATGCAGTCCATCGTGGCCCAGCACATGCAGATGGACGATGTTCATGACCCCCTGCTGGCCATCAACTTTGCCAG gCTGTACCTGGAGCAGAGCGACTTCCACGAGAGGTTCTGCGGAGGCGAGGTCATAGTGGACCGCTCCTCGGAGTCCATGACCTGCCAAACGTTCGAGCTGACCCTGCGCTCCTGCCTCTACCCCCACATCGACAAGAGGTACATCGAGTGCTGCGGGAACCTCATGAGAACCCTGAAGAAAGACTACAG ACTGCTGGAGTACCTGCAGGCCATGAGGGACTACTTTCTCCTGGAGGCTGGAGACACCATGTACGACTTCTACACCGCCATCTTTGACAAggtgcaggagaaggagaactGGCAGCAGCCGTCGTTCCTCAACGTGCAGCTGCAGGAGGCGGTGGGACAGCGCCGGCCAGAGGACAGCAGCAG ATTATCGATTTTTCTGGAAACTATTGATCCTGCCAGGAAAAAGCAGCCTGTGCATAATCTGGACGCCCTGACTCTTAGTTATAAG GTCCCCTGGCCTGTGGACATAGTGATCAGCTCAGAATGCCAGAAGATCTACAACCAAGTGTTTCTGCTCCTGCTTCAAATCAAGTGGGCCAAGTACAGCCTGGACACGCTTCGGTTTAGTG aTTTGACAGTAGCCACTAAGAGAGCGGAAGGAAGCGTGCCACAGGAAGTGAAGGCCAAGGAGCCAATCAACCAACAGATCCACAGGATGTTCCTTTTGAGGGTCAAACTGATGCATTTTGTCAACAGTCTACACAACTACATCATGACCAGG ATTCTGCACAGCACCGGGCTGGAGTTTCAACACCAGGTACAGGAAGCCAAAGATCTGGACCAACTGATTAAGATCCACTACAGATACCTCTCCACCATTCATGACCGCTGTCTGCTGAGGGAGAAG GTCAGCTTTGTGAAGGAGGCCATCATGAAGGTTCTCAATCTGGTCCTCATCTTCTCCGACCGCTGGCATGCCGGGTTCGGCGCTTGGGA GATTGAGTCCATCGATAAGATGGAGTCTGATTTCAAGAACTGCCACATGTTCCTTGTGACAATACTGAACAAGGCGGTGTGTCGTGGCTCTTTTCCCCATT TGGAGTCCCTGGCCCTGTCGCTAATGGCTGGCTTTGAGCAGTGCTGA
- the chst7 gene encoding carbohydrate sulfotransferase 7, which produces MKRRLQKKYLILILGYSGLLLLIPYVLDYGSKSPHVKHGQQQPRCPDLENTMALWTNGDKLSNTTDTVEDVVIRNQSRRHIYLHATWRTGSSFLGELFNQHPDVFYLYEPMWHIWQALYPGDAGSLQGAVRDMMNSLFRCDFSVLKLYAGTQNITTSFIFGWKMNKVICSEPMCNAHKRHEIGLVHEDLCGKCQKRDIKELERECKKYPVMVIKGVRILDLGVLIPLMKDPTLNLQIIQLFRDPRAVHNSRLKSKQALVKESIQVLRSKKQTDKYKRLLVPNNRVNRAESYVASAMELICDNWLNDMMLVMNAPAWVKRNYVRIRYEDLVLHPMEEMQRMYRFSNLSTFPAIEKFVLNMTHGQGYSSDKPFLISSRDAKEAIFAWRERLNVEQINQVEAYCSEVMRQLGYPKNNVDKT; this is translated from the coding sequence ATGAAGAGGAGACTACAGAAGAAATACTTGATTTTAATATTAGGATATTCAGGATTACTTCTCTTAATCCCATACGTGTTAGATTACGGGAGTAAATCGCCACACGTTAAACATGGACAACAACAGCCCAGGTGTCCTGATTTGGAGAATACGATGGCGTTATGGACTAACGGGGATAAATTAAGCAACACCACCGATACGGTAGAAGATGTTGTCATTAGAAACCAGTCAAGAAGACACATTTACCTGCATGCTACATGGAGGACGGGGTCTTCTTTCTTGGGGGAACTGTTCAACCAACACCCTGATGTGTTTTACTTGTATGAACCTATGTGGCATATTTGGCAAGCTCTTTACCCAGGGGACGCAGGCAGTCTTCAAGGAGCAGTGAGGGATATGATGAACTCTCTTTTCCGTTGCGATTTCTCCGTCCTAAAGTTGTACGCGGGAACCCAAAACATTACCACATCATTCATATTTGGATGGAAAATGAATAAGGTTATATGTTCTGAACCTATGTGTAACGCACACAAGAGACATGAAATCGGACTGGTGCACGAGGATCTTTGCGGAAAGTGCCAAAAACGAGACATTAAAGAATTAGAAAGGGAGTGCAAGAAGTACCCTGTTATGGTCATAAAAGGTGTGCGCATTTTAGACCTCGGTGTACTCATCCCATTGATGAAAGACCCAACACTAAATCTTCAGATCATTCAGCTTTTCAGAGACCCACGAGCTGTGCACAACTCTCGTCTCAAATCAAAACAGGCTTTGGTTAAGGAAAGCATACAGGTGCTGAGAAGCAAGAAGCAGACGGACAAATACAAACGTCTTCTCGTGCCTAACAACAGAGTGAACCGTGCAGAGAGTTATGTAGCGAGCGCTATGGAGTTGATTTGCGATAACTGGCTCAATGATATGATGTTGGTAATGAATGCACCCGCCTGGGTGAAACGAAATTATGTCCGAATCCGCTACGAGGACTTGGTTCTGCATCCTATGGAAGAAATGCAGCGCATGTACCGTTTCTCAAATCTATCAACATTTCCTGCAAttgagaaatttgttttgaACATGACCCACGGACAGGGTTACTCTTCGGATAAACCGTTTCTTATATCTTCAAGGGATGCAAAAGAGGCGATTTTCGCCTGGAGAGAACGATTAAACGTCGAGCAAATCAACCAAGTTGAGGCCTACTGTAGTGAAGTGATGCGTCAGTTGGGTTATCCGAAAAACAATGTGGATAAAACATAA